A portion of the Acidisarcina polymorpha genome contains these proteins:
- a CDS encoding MFS transporter, with amino-acid sequence MSTTHPFTGIPVNKPRQVLFASLIGTTIEFFDFYIYATAAVLVFPKLFFSSSDPSAAVLESLATFGIAFLARPIGSALFGHFGDRIGRKTTLVLALLTMGISTIAIGALPTYHTIGFTAPLLLALCRFGQGLGLGGEWGGAVLLAIENAPPNKRAWYGMFPQLGAPIGFFLSGGVFLLLSRLLTDQQFFTFGWRLPFLASAVLVFLGLYVRLTITETPVFRQALNRGEQVKLPLLSVFRNYPRELITGILVCLATFVLFYLMTVFALSWGTTALHYSRSKFLLMQLFDISFFAITIPLSARLAEHGRRRVMLWVTTLIGVFGLVMAPMFVAGTTGALLMMAVGLGLMGVTYGPLGTVVSELFPTPVRYTGSSLAFSLAGILGASLAPYIATSLAKTYGLQYVGYYLTTSAFLTLLGLLWARETKDDDLARISAPEI; translated from the coding sequence GTGAGCACAACCCATCCGTTCACGGGAATCCCGGTTAATAAGCCGCGCCAGGTACTCTTCGCCAGCCTTATCGGCACCACGATTGAGTTCTTTGACTTCTACATTTACGCCACGGCGGCTGTGCTGGTCTTTCCCAAGCTATTCTTTTCGTCGAGCGATCCATCCGCCGCCGTCCTAGAATCCCTGGCTACCTTTGGCATTGCCTTTCTCGCGCGGCCTATTGGCTCGGCTCTCTTCGGGCATTTTGGCGATCGCATCGGCCGCAAGACGACCCTGGTTCTTGCCCTGTTGACCATGGGGATCTCGACCATCGCCATCGGCGCATTGCCCACTTACCACACCATCGGCTTCACCGCCCCGCTGCTGCTGGCCTTGTGCCGCTTCGGACAGGGTCTAGGTCTCGGCGGGGAGTGGGGTGGCGCGGTCCTGCTTGCGATCGAGAATGCTCCGCCCAACAAACGTGCCTGGTATGGCATGTTTCCTCAGCTTGGCGCGCCGATCGGCTTCTTCCTCTCCGGTGGCGTCTTCCTGCTGCTCTCCCGCCTGCTGACTGACCAGCAGTTCTTCACCTTCGGTTGGCGCCTGCCCTTTCTGGCCAGCGCGGTGCTCGTCTTCCTTGGACTTTACGTTCGTCTCACCATCACCGAAACCCCGGTCTTCCGCCAGGCCCTGAACCGCGGCGAGCAAGTCAAGCTGCCTCTGCTTTCGGTCTTCCGCAACTACCCTCGAGAATTGATCACCGGCATTCTCGTCTGTCTCGCGACCTTCGTGCTCTTCTACCTGATGACCGTCTTCGCGCTCTCCTGGGGAACGACTGCTCTCCATTACAGCCGGAGCAAGTTCCTGCTCATGCAGCTTTTCGACATTTCCTTCTTTGCCATTACCATCCCCCTTTCCGCTCGCCTGGCCGAACATGGCCGGAGGCGGGTCATGCTCTGGGTCACAACTTTGATCGGCGTTTTCGGGCTGGTCATGGCGCCGATGTTCGTGGCCGGCACTACCGGCGCTCTCCTAATGATGGCGGTAGGTCTCGGTCTGATGGGCGTCACCTACGGACCGCTGGGCACGGTCGTCTCCGAACTCTTTCCAACTCCGGTCCGCTACACCGGGAGCTCCCTGGCCTTCAGCCTCGCCGGCATCCTGGGAGCCTCGCTCGCGCCTTACATCGCCACCTCCCTCGCCAAGACCTACGGACTACAGTACGTTGGCTACTATCTGACAACTTCAGCCTTCTTAACCCTCTTAGGACTGCTATGGGCTCGAGAGACGAAAGACGACGACCTTGCTAGAATCAGCGCGCCGGAGATATAA
- a CDS encoding DUF1801 domain-containing protein, translating into MRTDLLRFNGALELDPSIEAWMQEHAGELGAIAHRWFEVMRQCGDEVRELLHDGCPVACLGDAPFGYVNVFSSHVNVGFFHGAALPDPARLLQGSGKFMRHVKLKPETATNAAALSELIDAAYSDIKMRVEHG; encoded by the coding sequence ATGAGAACGGATTTACTGCGATTCAATGGCGCTCTCGAGCTAGACCCCTCCATCGAAGCGTGGATGCAAGAACATGCAGGTGAACTGGGAGCGATTGCACATCGCTGGTTCGAGGTGATGCGTCAGTGCGGGGACGAAGTCCGGGAGCTTTTGCATGATGGTTGTCCGGTGGCATGCTTGGGAGATGCCCCCTTCGGTTACGTCAACGTGTTCAGTTCGCACGTAAACGTTGGGTTCTTTCACGGCGCAGCGCTCCCGGACCCGGCCCGCTTGTTGCAAGGCTCCGGCAAGTTCATGCGTCATGTGAAATTGAAGCCCGAAACGGCCACGAACGCCGCGGCGTTAAGCGAGCTCATCGATGCGGCGTACTCGGATATAAAGATGCGTGTCGAACATGGCTAG
- the gnd gene encoding phosphogluconate dehydrogenase (NAD(+)-dependent, decarboxylating), giving the protein MQLGMVGLGRMGANMVRRLLKGGHECVVFDMSPKVVDELVQEKAKGSSSLSDMITKLEKPRALWLMVPAGVVEQTIDSLVPHLEEGDILIDGGNSYYIDDIQHAKNLKEKGIHFVDVGTSGGVWGLERGYCMMIGGEDEVVKHLDPIFATLAPGIGDIPRTAGREHLGGTAEQGYLHCGPNGAGHFVKMVHNGIEYGLMAAYAEGLGILRSANVGKQTHASDAETTPLRDPDHYKYDLDLREITEVWRRGSVIASWLLDLTAGSLVKDPSLAQFGGRVSDSGEGRWTIKAAIDEAVPVPVLSAALYSRFSSRGEAEYENKLLSAMRFGFGGHLEKAEGK; this is encoded by the coding sequence ATGCAACTTGGCATGGTGGGTTTGGGCAGGATGGGAGCAAACATGGTGCGGCGGCTCCTGAAGGGAGGCCACGAATGCGTGGTCTTCGACATGTCGCCCAAGGTCGTGGACGAACTCGTCCAGGAAAAGGCAAAAGGGAGCTCCTCGCTGAGCGATATGATCACCAAGCTCGAAAAGCCGCGCGCCTTGTGGCTGATGGTGCCCGCGGGTGTCGTCGAGCAAACCATCGACAGTCTCGTCCCTCATCTGGAGGAAGGCGACATCCTGATCGATGGGGGAAATTCGTACTATATCGATGACATTCAGCACGCCAAGAACCTGAAGGAAAAGGGCATTCACTTCGTCGACGTCGGCACCAGCGGCGGCGTCTGGGGCCTGGAACGTGGCTATTGCATGATGATTGGCGGCGAAGATGAAGTCGTCAAACACCTCGACCCCATCTTTGCCACACTTGCGCCGGGGATTGGCGACATACCCAGGACAGCCGGCCGCGAACACCTCGGGGGCACCGCCGAACAGGGCTATCTCCACTGCGGCCCGAATGGGGCCGGCCACTTCGTCAAGATGGTCCACAACGGTATCGAATACGGGCTCATGGCCGCATATGCCGAAGGATTGGGCATCTTGCGCAGCGCGAACGTGGGCAAGCAAACCCATGCTTCCGATGCGGAGACGACCCCCTTGCGGGATCCCGATCACTACAAGTACGATCTCGACCTCCGCGAGATCACCGAAGTCTGGCGTCGCGGCAGCGTCATTGCCTCGTGGCTGCTCGACCTGACCGCCGGTAGCCTGGTCAAAGACCCCAGTCTTGCGCAATTCGGCGGCCGGGTCTCCGATTCCGGCGAAGGGCGCTGGACCATCAAGGCCGCCATCGACGAAGCAGTACCGGTTCCGGTGCTCTCCGCAGCTCTTTACTCGCGCTTCAGCTCTCGCGGCGAAGCGGAATACGAGAACAAGCTGCTCTCGGCGATGCGCTTTGGCTTTGGTGGCCACCTCGAGAAGGCGGAAGGCAAGTAA
- a CDS encoding helix-turn-helix domain-containing protein, producing MSKTDGQDTANRLSAIVANSLDTSGSTHDLARRAYQSRTQFHRLFRIVVEETPAAMRRRLLLERAAYQLGHTGMSVTDIALDANYGSLEAFTRAFRKAFRTSPSIYRRMRVPHSHLPTPNKIHFLAPGSSTEGGKDMDLFDRFAGNDSWHTRRLLEYAGTLTEEQLDRPLPTVVELLPWRESNKTLRQLLENIIFTKEVWTAALSGAEMDMNGPPQSQRSPQAMLQRLEKTDAELHRILDNVRTRSSWDDTFVDALCEPAETFTYGGVFAHIMTFNAHRRLMALDALRQLGVQTEGFGDPMEYEESVSPWSERATLAAP from the coding sequence ATGAGTAAAACCGATGGGCAGGACACGGCGAATCGCCTCTCTGCAATTGTCGCGAATTCCCTGGACACCTCGGGATCAACGCACGATCTCGCGCGCCGGGCTTATCAAAGCCGTACGCAGTTCCACAGGTTGTTCCGAATCGTGGTTGAAGAAACTCCGGCAGCCATGCGACGGCGGCTCTTGTTGGAACGAGCAGCATATCAACTCGGGCATACCGGCATGTCTGTAACGGACATCGCCCTCGACGCCAATTATGGTTCGCTGGAGGCGTTTACTCGCGCTTTCCGAAAAGCTTTCCGAACCTCTCCCAGCATCTACCGGCGCATGCGCGTACCACATTCGCATTTGCCGACGCCCAACAAAATTCACTTTCTTGCCCCCGGTTCTTCAACAGAAGGAGGAAAAGACATGGATTTATTCGATCGTTTTGCCGGCAACGACTCCTGGCACACGCGGCGTTTGCTGGAATACGCGGGTACATTGACGGAGGAACAATTGGATCGGCCGCTGCCCACGGTCGTCGAGCTTCTGCCCTGGCGAGAGTCAAATAAAACTCTAAGGCAGCTATTAGAAAATATCATCTTCACCAAGGAAGTCTGGACCGCCGCGTTGTCCGGTGCGGAGATGGATATGAACGGCCCTCCCCAATCGCAACGTTCTCCGCAAGCAATGCTGCAACGGCTCGAAAAGACGGATGCAGAACTGCATCGTATTCTTGATAACGTCCGAACCCGCTCCAGCTGGGATGATACCTTCGTCGACGCCCTGTGCGAACCGGCCGAGACCTTCACGTACGGCGGCGTCTTCGCCCATATCATGACGTTCAACGCGCATCGCCGATTGATGGCCTTGGACGCTCTACGCCAACTCGGCGTCCAAACCGAAGGCTTCGGCGACCCCATGGAGTATGAAGAAAGTGTGTCGCCCTGGAGCGAGCGAGCCACCCTCGCTGCGCCATGA
- a CDS encoding SDR family oxidoreductase produces the protein MDFGLKNRSVIVAASSDGIARAAADKFAAEGARVAMCSRDEGKLQTAAEEIRRRYGAEVFAAPLDVTNEAAVHGFVEEVGRQFGAIDVCVTNAGGPPAKMFLETVTGEWQGAFDLNLMSVVHLARAVIPWMQRQRWGRIVTITSVSVRQPIADLIYSNTVRAGVLGLVKSLSNEFGQDGITVNNVAPGCTATARLNSLIQKRALSLDISEEEYKARLAAEAALKRLGQAEDVADAIVWLASERASFITGQTLLVDGGLYKGL, from the coding sequence ATGGACTTTGGACTCAAGAACCGCAGCGTGATCGTGGCTGCATCAAGCGACGGGATTGCCCGCGCTGCTGCTGATAAATTCGCTGCTGAAGGAGCGCGTGTGGCGATGTGCTCCCGCGATGAAGGCAAGCTTCAGACCGCGGCCGAGGAGATTCGCCGCCGCTATGGCGCTGAGGTTTTCGCAGCACCCTTGGACGTGACCAACGAAGCTGCAGTCCATGGCTTCGTCGAGGAAGTCGGCCGGCAATTCGGCGCCATCGACGTGTGCGTCACGAACGCCGGCGGCCCGCCCGCAAAGATGTTTCTCGAGACGGTCACCGGCGAATGGCAGGGTGCTTTTGACCTCAATCTGATGAGCGTCGTCCATCTCGCCCGTGCCGTAATTCCGTGGATGCAGCGCCAACGATGGGGTCGCATCGTGACCATCACGTCCGTTTCCGTGCGCCAGCCGATTGCCGATCTGATTTACTCGAACACCGTCCGCGCCGGGGTCCTTGGTCTCGTCAAGAGCCTGTCGAACGAGTTCGGCCAGGATGGGATCACAGTGAACAACGTCGCTCCCGGCTGTACGGCGACTGCCCGCCTGAACAGCCTGATTCAGAAGCGTGCACTGAGTCTGGATATCAGCGAGGAAGAATACAAAGCGCGGCTCGCAGCAGAAGCAGCGCTAAAGCGCCTAGGCCAGGCCGAAGATGTCGCCGACGCCATCGTGTGGCTCGCCTCGGAACGCGCCTCTTTCATCACTGGACAGACGCTGCTGGTCGACGGCGGCCTTTACAAAGGCCTCTAA
- a CDS encoding glycoside hydrolase family 27 protein, with protein sequence MPFASIPRLAAVTASILFGAISSGPLFAQSASLAATPPMGWNSWNHFADKVTGADVRATADILVSTGMKNAGYIYVNIDDTWQGERDAQGMLHANSKFPDMKALADYVHSKGLKIGIYSSPGPKTCAGYAGSYQHEEQDAQLYASWGIDYLKYDLCSFGDILKKEANGDRQKYFDLEKAAYDKMHKALLATGRPIVFSLCQYGFQNVWEWGPSVGGNLWRTTGDINDTYDRMSVIGFAQSGLEKYAGPGHWNDPDMLEVGNGGMTADEYRTHMTLWVMLAAPLLAGNDLSKMTPETLATLTNRQVIAVDQDKLGKQGHRVSAVGPLEIWEKPLSGGAKAVALFNRGESASPITLSLKDVAFSSGAKLHDLWSDQDVSASSGSYTALVPSHGAVLLKVSK encoded by the coding sequence ATGCCCTTTGCATCCATCCCGAGGCTTGCTGCTGTAACCGCTTCCATCCTCTTCGGAGCCATTTCGTCCGGTCCGCTCTTCGCTCAGTCGGCCAGCCTTGCCGCTACCCCGCCGATGGGCTGGAATAGCTGGAACCACTTCGCTGACAAGGTCACCGGCGCCGACGTACGCGCGACCGCAGACATCCTCGTCTCGACCGGCATGAAAAACGCCGGCTACATCTACGTCAACATCGACGATACCTGGCAAGGCGAACGCGATGCGCAGGGAATGCTGCACGCCAACAGCAAATTTCCCGACATGAAAGCGCTCGCCGACTACGTCCACTCGAAAGGCCTGAAAATCGGAATCTATTCCTCGCCCGGTCCCAAAACCTGCGCGGGCTATGCCGGCAGCTATCAGCATGAAGAGCAGGACGCTCAACTCTACGCCAGTTGGGGCATCGACTATCTTAAGTACGACCTGTGCAGCTTTGGCGACATCCTCAAGAAGGAAGCTAACGGCGACCGCCAGAAGTACTTCGATCTCGAAAAGGCCGCCTACGACAAGATGCACAAAGCCCTGCTCGCAACCGGCCGTCCGATCGTCTTCAGTCTTTGCCAGTATGGCTTTCAGAACGTTTGGGAGTGGGGTCCCTCGGTCGGGGGAAACCTCTGGCGCACTACCGGCGACATCAACGACACCTACGACCGGATGTCCGTGATTGGCTTTGCTCAGTCTGGATTGGAGAAATACGCCGGACCCGGCCACTGGAACGATCCCGATATGCTTGAAGTAGGCAACGGCGGGATGACTGCGGACGAATACCGCACCCACATGACTCTCTGGGTCATGCTTGCCGCGCCGCTGCTTGCCGGCAACGACCTCAGCAAGATGACCCCCGAAACCTTGGCCACGCTCACCAACCGTCAGGTCATCGCCGTCGACCAGGATAAGCTCGGCAAGCAAGGGCATCGGGTTTCCGCCGTGGGACCACTCGAGATCTGGGAGAAACCGCTCAGCGGGGGAGCCAAGGCCGTCGCGCTCTTCAACCGCGGCGAATCCGCCAGTCCGATCACCTTATCGCTCAAGGACGTCGCCTTCAGCTCCGGTGCCAAGCTGCACGATCTTTGGTCCGACCAGGATGTCTCGGCCTCTAGCGGCAGCTATACCGCCCTGGTGCCTTCTCACGGAGCGGTTCTGCTGAAAGTGAGCAAATAG
- a CDS encoding primary-amine oxidase, with the protein MPLQTLEPLPVAKSTLHPLEPLSAAEIQTAVELLRTADGFTPSTRIISIILKEPEKSLVYSWPQGPAAQREAVAVLFDNAVNQASTVTLDLSSGRVLKAEIAPAGSQPTLSIDEQFECEQAVLASEDFKAALERQYGITDTSLVMVDIWSAGNYGSEEDRSRRLARPLCFLRSDPTDNGYARPIEGIRPIVDLNLMQVIRVEEYGKWPLPPQAANYSADRVPNQRTGIKPLHITQPDGPSFSLQGNFISWQNWQFLIGFNAREGLTIHDVRYHDQGRARPILYRASLTEMVVPYGDPKPTQVRKNAFDVGEYGMGMCANSLRLGCDCVGHIEYLDAHLCDSRGRELTIGNAICIHEEDFGILWKHTDRRLPDAPEVRRSRRLVVSSVSTVENYEYGFFWYFYQDGNIGFEIKLTGILSLGTLHEGEKANYGRLVAPLLYAPNHQHFFNMRLDVGIDGSRNTVQQVDVVAGPVDGDEDPYENAFHVEATDLKTEKQALAHLNLETGRTWKFINPSVKNALGEPTGYKFFPGDNAFPFASPNAWWRKRAGFVNHHVWVTPYSEGEKFAAGDFPNQSSGGDGLVKWVEADRPIDNTDVVFWYTFGHTHIPRPEDCPVMPTAYIGFLLKPNGFFDQNPANDVPPSKQEGKACKHC; encoded by the coding sequence ATGCCGCTTCAGACTCTAGAACCGCTCCCCGTTGCGAAGAGTACGCTGCATCCTCTCGAACCGCTCAGCGCGGCCGAAATCCAGACCGCTGTCGAGTTGCTAAGAACCGCCGATGGTTTCACGCCGAGTACGCGAATCATTAGCATCATTCTGAAAGAACCGGAGAAGTCCTTGGTTTATAGCTGGCCACAAGGGCCGGCCGCCCAACGGGAGGCAGTGGCTGTACTGTTCGACAACGCTGTCAATCAGGCCTCTACGGTGACGCTCGACCTAAGCAGCGGCAGAGTGTTAAAGGCGGAGATCGCCCCGGCCGGCTCACAACCGACGCTCTCGATCGACGAGCAATTCGAGTGCGAACAGGCGGTGTTGGCGAGCGAGGATTTCAAGGCAGCGCTCGAGCGGCAATACGGGATCACCGATACGTCGCTGGTTATGGTTGATATCTGGAGCGCCGGAAATTACGGCTCGGAAGAGGACCGCAGCCGCCGGTTGGCACGGCCTCTATGCTTTCTGCGCAGCGACCCGACCGACAATGGCTACGCGCGGCCGATCGAGGGCATTCGACCTATCGTCGACTTGAACCTGATGCAGGTGATTCGGGTGGAAGAGTATGGTAAGTGGCCGCTGCCTCCCCAGGCAGCGAACTACTCCGCCGACCGGGTCCCAAATCAGCGTACCGGCATCAAGCCGCTGCACATCACCCAACCGGACGGGCCGAGTTTTTCGCTTCAAGGCAACTTCATTTCATGGCAGAACTGGCAGTTTCTTATCGGCTTCAACGCGCGCGAGGGGCTGACGATTCACGATGTCCGGTATCATGATCAGGGCCGCGCCCGCCCCATTCTTTATCGCGCTTCGCTAACGGAAATGGTGGTGCCCTATGGAGACCCCAAGCCGACGCAGGTGCGTAAGAATGCCTTCGATGTGGGCGAATACGGAATGGGGATGTGCGCGAATAGCCTTCGACTCGGTTGTGACTGCGTCGGACACATCGAATATCTCGATGCGCATCTCTGCGACAGCCGGGGGCGCGAACTGACGATCGGCAACGCGATCTGCATTCATGAAGAGGATTTCGGCATTCTCTGGAAGCATACCGACCGGCGGCTGCCGGATGCTCCCGAGGTTCGTCGTTCGCGGCGGCTGGTGGTCTCTTCGGTTTCAACTGTCGAGAATTATGAGTACGGGTTCTTTTGGTACTTCTACCAGGACGGCAACATTGGGTTTGAGATCAAGCTCACGGGGATTTTATCGCTGGGCACGCTGCATGAAGGCGAGAAGGCCAACTACGGGAGGTTGGTCGCCCCTTTGCTCTATGCGCCGAACCATCAGCATTTCTTCAACATGCGGCTGGATGTGGGCATCGATGGGAGCCGCAATACGGTACAGCAGGTGGACGTAGTCGCCGGCCCGGTCGACGGCGATGAAGATCCCTACGAAAATGCCTTCCACGTCGAGGCCACCGATCTCAAGACAGAGAAGCAGGCGCTGGCTCATCTGAATCTTGAAACCGGGCGGACATGGAAGTTCATCAACCCTTCGGTGAAGAATGCGCTCGGCGAACCTACCGGGTACAAGTTTTTTCCCGGTGACAATGCATTTCCTTTTGCCTCACCGAATGCGTGGTGGCGCAAACGCGCGGGTTTTGTGAATCATCACGTGTGGGTCACTCCTTACAGCGAGGGCGAGAAGTTCGCGGCTGGAGATTTCCCCAACCAGAGCAGCGGTGGCGACGGCTTAGTGAAGTGGGTCGAAGCGGATCGCCCCATCGACAACACCGACGTTGTCTTCTGGTACACCTTTGGTCACACCCATATTCCCCGGCCCGAGGATTGTCCGGTAATGCCTACGGCGTATATCGGATTTCTGCTGAAGCCGAACGGCTTCTTCGATCAGAATCCGGCCAACGATGTGCCGCCTTCGAAGCAGGAAGGCAAAGCCTGCAAGCACTGTTAG